In Larimichthys crocea isolate SSNF chromosome XXII, L_crocea_2.0, whole genome shotgun sequence, the genomic stretch TCCTCCTTattctttgtttcctttcaatCCCTTTTTGTCttcacatataaatatattacatatttgtGTCCACAATATGGTTTCAGTTTGCCACAGCCTTTATTTTCCAATTAGGCTGccacaaaactaaaaatatgtCAGGGCAGGGCAAACTGGTCTCAAAACAGCACTGCCATATGCATAAAGAGAATAAAGTCAACTACAGTACAGATAAGTAAAATGGTAATATCAAGGATTAGACCTGAACtgcttgttttcatgtttatagACTAAACcaccattttttctttttcatccaaAATTAAGTAAgtctttaagttttatttacCATGTGTACATTCGGGTTTACAAGGGTTGAGgctgttgtatttttgttctgtttttttttttttgttgttgttgtctgttatTGTCTGCAAGGGTATAGTTGAATGCAATTTTAAAtacttatttttttcctcatcagaTTAGGTTGTTATTGAATCCTAACAATGAAATATCTGGTACAGCCTCAGAGAGACatcagcatggctgtagaccagggctgtccaaacttcttttaaagagggccagatttgacaatgtgaagatgtccCGGGgccaatattaacatttaaaaaaaacatttttactgttctgcaacaatttttttttcagcaaagcCAATCAAGCGTTAACAAACGGTTTTTAGATTTAGAATTCTACCTTTCTTTCACacctggagtcagataacagagAACAAATTGTATGGGACATGTTAAACATTCAAGTTGAAACAAATCTTAAGATCATGTTCCTATAAACCTATAATAAATCTACTGAGATTACCTGCACAGGGCATAGGGCATAGTTGTACACTGACAGACAGTAGATAAGACTTTGATTTGCTGATTAGCAGGCACTCCTCATATAACatgtacaagaagaagaagatagaagAACATTGTGGGATTATGAACACTTACGATGAAACTACAGCTTTCCTGGGTCACTGGGGACGTTTCCAGCAgattgtcttcttcctcctctgtgccaGCACCATTCCTAATGGATCCGGAGTTTTATCCATCATCTTTGTGGCTGCCATTCCCAGCCACCACTGCCTGGTTCCTGAGCTCAACCTGACTCAAGATTGGCTCAATGTTATTATCCCAATAAAggtaaattaaatgtttgacacaaacacagcatgctaCAATGGAAGACAGTGGGTTGAAGTGTGGGACGTTTCTATTTTCTATAATTCTAGAggggtgtttatttgtgctgaactaaacataacaaaacaaacatgttttgtttgttttatttctctgatcaCTGGCTTTCTGACTATCTTCTGTctagtctctctttctccactaCTGGCTCTGGCTCCCTCTTTCCCACCCTCCCTCTGTTgctttccccctctttctccccctctttttCCTCAAAGGAAAGGTCTCCAAACAAAACTTGGTGTCACCATTTTGCAGCATAGACTGCCAGCCAGACTCAGACATAAAAGCTGGTATGAGATAAACCATGTAGCGCTTGTGAAGTTTCAGTGTCTTAAATCTGGCAACCCATATGAGCTTTAGTCTAAGGCACAAGGGGCGGGAGTAGAAAATTTTGAATTCGGACTGCAGTATCCATTTTAACCACCAGGTACCAGTGTTACATATTTCTCTTTTGACAACCATGTTACATGTTGAGTTGTTGTCTAAAGCTATTTGTCACCTTTATAATTAATCTTACAATTAAtgcttttgtgttattttcattcTAATTCAATACGTTTCAGACAAGGTGTTACCAAcaaagtttgtcattttgtatgTCAGGTGGTGAATGGGAAACAGGAGCTGAGTAAATGCAGCAGATACAGACTGGATGTGGTCAGAAATCTCTCTGCCCAGGCTCTCATTCCTGGCAGAGACATCAACCTCACAGACCTGGAGCAGGAGGGCTGTCTGGATGGGTGGAGCTACAGCAGAGACATCTACCAATCTACTATAGTCTCTGAGGTGAGTATATGTGCGCACATCTGCTATAGTTGTCTTTAAGGATTGTAACATTAACACATATTTGATTTGTTCCAGTATTCTTTGCAAATTTTATGTatgtatctttatttttcttaaatgtcTACTTTAATGCATGACTATTCCAGTTTGACCTGGTATGCAGTGAGCAGTGGAAGCAGCCGTTCACCTCTACACTTTACTTCCTAGGAGTTCTTGTTGGATCTTTCTTCTCAGGACAGCTCTCAGACAGGTCCTGAGAACACAAGTGCTTTGAAAAGTGACCTTTAAACCTAAATATTACCCGCATAGCagatcaagtaaaaaaaaataacaataatcattCTATACTACactatatatataactatatgcAAAGGTGAAAATGtacatgacatgtttttttctatcCTGAATAAGAAATATGCCTTTCACTATTCTCTCTGTGCTCATGAAGCATTTTATTCCCACACACCCCTCAGCCTACCGCTTaagatttttaattttcatttttttaaatttgtgttaaTTATGAGAAAGATCATAAATCTGATATAAACGTAGACAGGTAGAAATATGttctaataaataatttcagCAGCTTTTTAAGTCCTGAACagtcctgtgtttttttcctcttggtcCTATTTTATTGTTGGTCTCCTCAATATAGATATGGGAGGAAGCCTGTATTTTTCACAACCATGGCAGCTCAGACAATTTTTACCTTTGTTCAAGTCTTCTCTCCTTCATGGACGGtgttctccatcctcctcttcttcagtgGTTTGGGACAAATAGGCAACTACTTGTCTGCTTTCGTGCTGGGTACATATAAACACCTCCTGCTTTAACTATTAGTACAATGTATTCTCTCCATTAGACgtagatttgtatttttctctctgcaggaacAGAGACCTTGACTGGCAATGTGCGGGTCTTGTTCTCATCactgggtgtgtgtctgtgttttgccATCGGCTACATGGTTCTCCCACTCTTGGCTTACTTTTTAAGGGACTGGAAATCTCTTTTGCTGGCTGTCGCTCTGCCTGGTTTGCTCTACATCCCTCTTTGGTGGTGGGTTGTACTCATCACATCACAATCACATTAAGATGATTCACATGACTCATAATAGAGTTTCAGCCACAGTAACATCATTATCTTGCTGTTCTTACTGTTAAGGGCAGTTGgtttttattatcattgttCTTTCAGTGAACATGAAAAATGCTCTCTGAAAACCCTGAGAAGGACCGTCCAAACAAACGAGTAATGTTATGATGCTTTGCATTTAGGATCTCGCCTTGTCAAATAGACCAATGAAGTTCATATCCACTGCATCAGAATTAGATGCATATTAATTACAGTAAAGCAGTCACTGCACGCTTCAACAATTCTTatagaaatgtacaaaaaagcagaaattaGATCTTGTTGTGGTAGACAGATGTACTGTCATGTACATCAATgataaaactgaaatgtaaacatgttctaaatgtgtttatattgtaccagtcaaaagtgtacaaagctgtcatcaaacaaaatataaatcattttataatctaaaatctaaaatatgttttttaaaagccaCTTCTGAACGCCGCACCTGACCTCCTGTACAAAGACAGACTTTGGGTGTGACTTAAATTAGTCAGACTCATTCATCTGTTGGatcatcaataaataatcagttCTGGGTAAACCTGTCTAACTACTGTAATTAGGTTTATGTGAAGATGATCTTCATACAAGCCCAACTGTGCTGCGCACTGTACTAGACTATGaagcagatcagctgtttggaaaAGATTTAGCAAGGTAAAGTGGTGAGCATATTCTTAATATAGCATACACTTTAAAAGATATTGATCTTCTTGGGTTGAGCCTCTTTGTATGGTCTGCAGTGCAGAGATCTGTTTCTGTGCTGGgatctctgtctgcttctcaaAACTGGGATGCATGGTGCATACTGTCTACTCTACACTGATTATGCATGAGTGCCCCATATGACCCTACTTCAAAATAGCCAAACTAATCCTTTAATGAAAGAGGGTAGAGCTTTTAAAGATCACAGTAATTTGCGATCTTTAAAAGCTCCTCTTTCATTGGATACTTCACCACATTGTTAGGAAACCACAAATTATGAGTTATGATTTGCTCTTCCCTGTCATTTAATGCCACTGGTTAGCAGATGTGTAGGGTTGATAACTTTgctccatcttttttttgtgtgtggaactaatccaaaaacaaaaataagacgGGCATAACACATAAGTGTTGTCTCGACTTAAAACTGGTTCATCCGCATTCCAAAAAGTGAACTTGGGTAAGCTGCCACTTACAGACAAAAAAGTCCAGATATAAATATTAAGTTGCTCCACCTGTTTCAGTAAGTGTTGCAATACATGATTTAAGTACTGCTgtgtcattcatttttatttattttttttgctacacTTTTTTAGAGATTAACTCAGCAAATTCTAATTATTGGTTGcatttgaagcaggaagttTTACATCCTATCACAATAAtgacaacaaataaatcagacaatgcacTGGTGATTTAGTCCCTGACCACTGCAGTTCTGATCTTGATCAGTCTTGAAATATAATCTGGGTGCTATTTAACAGAGACAGCGATATGGCAGAGTAAAAAGTCAATACCAAGAAAAGATCGAGACCTTTAAAAAGTGGTTTTGAGACTGGTTTCAAGACAAAGATAAATCTAGAGTACTCCAATACTGCTGTCTGATCCccaaacctgtctgtctctgtgttgaaAACTGTGGCAGGTTCATCACAGAGTCTCCACGGTGGTTGCTGTCTCAGGGACGAGTAGAGGAGGCTGAGGCCATAGTGAGAAATGCTGCTAGGAAGAACAAAGTTGAGGCCCCACGGATCATCTTTCAAGACTACAGTGTAAGTTggactaaacaaaaaaacaaaattggaAACATTGTGGGGAATAAGTCTGTCAagtagttttatttaaatgcacattAAAACAGGTTTTGTTCACTGTTATAATGACCATTACAACATCCGGAACTGAAGGAAATCATTTACACCAAGCAAAACCCATTTTTGTGTTCAAAGGAGCACCTGactttgaaattaaattgttaaataataatttaaaaaagcaaattgAGAGAAGAGAGTTTTGTTTCTTGCAGACCGATGGGAAAAGTACCTGGTCTAAAAAAGAGGAA encodes the following:
- the LOC104921052 gene encoding LOW QUALITY PROTEIN: solute carrier family 22 member 5 (The sequence of the model RefSeq protein was modified relative to this genomic sequence to represent the inferred CDS: inserted 3 bases in 2 codons); translation: MYKKKKIEEHCGIMNTYDETTAFLGHWGRFQQIVFFLLCASTIPNGSGVLSIIFVAAIPSHHCLVPELNLTQDWLNVIIPIKVVNGKQELSKCSRYRLDVVRNLSAQALIPGRDINLTDLEQEGCLDGWSYSRDIYQSTIVSEFDLVCSEQWKQPFTSTLYFLGVLVGSFFSGQLSDRYGRKPVFFTTMAAQTIFTFVQVFSPSWTVFSILLFFSGLGQIGNYLSAFVLGTETLTGNVRVLFSSLGVCLCFAIGYMVLPLLAYFLRDWKSLLLAVALPGLLYIPLWWFITESPRWLLSQGRVEEAEAIVRNAARKNKVEAPRIIFQDYSTDGKSTWSKKEEHHTVFDLLKSHNIRATTLILCLVWFSQVTGYFGLSLNSLKLSADPYISCFISAAVECQGTFXSWLALRYFPRRPLQFAMLLGGXVPVLIQLVPQALPEVSVALEMLGKYSFTTSSSLMFAYTAELYPTVLRSTATGTCATFSRVGTCIAPFLLQLSVYNKYLPYIILGTLAVVSAFATLFLPESFEQPLPETFQQMHKRGRVKCPCNTRTETPEPAVLLESQL